The following DNA comes from Quercus robur chromosome 1, dhQueRobu3.1, whole genome shotgun sequence.
TTAATTGCCACTTGAATGCTTAGGAGAACTCTCTTTGTGCTGCACCAATATTTGCTCAAATTGGGTTACCAGtcatcttatttttttctcaccggGAAAGTTTTGTTGCACATATGAAATAGACATACGGTGCACAAAATGACTTGATAATCTTATCTAATGGAAACTTCGATAACACATATCTTGACCCTGTCTTTTCCATAAAATTTAGACTCTAGGTAAGAAGAATGATAGAAACTCAATTGGTTACAGTTTGCTTGGAAGCTAGCCTTTAATGCTCTCCAGAAAATTGcattttcatttaaagatgCAATGCTTCTTGAAATACAGGTAACATATTATtgcaaatcaatatatatatatatatatatatatatatataaacagagaCCTCATGTGAGAAAGCATGAGGTTCTGCCAAGTCGCACATTGTAtgatattattttcatttaggCTTCCACCTCatctaaatttagcatttatgtcAAACTATTAAGTAATGACAAATAcatttatttcaatgtattaataaaattcaaaaaatttgtatgcatttataactttacatgctttgaataaaggcgaaaacaccattttagtccctacattttgaggttacggtcaatttggtccctacattttagtaACAGTCAATTTGACccctgttattttcaacttgtagtcaatttagtctctatcGTTAACTCACTTACGGAAAATGCTTATGTGACAAATGGTCTGCCTTGTTGGCGGACATGTGgctaacataataatataaaatcaattaattaaatgttataaaagccacatcagcattttaataataaaagaaatccatgtcaaacaaaaaaaattctgaaaagattaattaaaagaaaaaaaaaagaaaaaaaaattttaaaagaatcctcactttcttttattttcttaagaaTTCTTGCACTTTCTTATTTTCCAAACACAATATACCCAGCAACACCCAACACCCAGCAACACCACAATATGAAATCAAATCCCAATACCGACATCAGCACTAAATAAGCACTCTagaatgaatttaaaattaagtttAATTCTATAAACACTCGTTATTGGGATTTCTTactctatttctttctttctttctttctatctagGCATTTCTCACTCCAATTCCGAGTCTCTCAATTCGTGCATTTTGTACAAAGCCCAATGAAACAATGGCAGACAAAGCGGTTCAAGTTCAAAACCTAGACTCTATATCTTATCTCACGCAACGAGAAGCCGCCGAGATCGATGAGATCCTCATGGGTCCTCTCGGGTTTAGCATCGATCAACTTATGGTCAAGCTTAATCACTCACTCATTCATAACCCAATTCTTCTTTGCCTTTTTGTCGTTTTCacattttcaatttaatttcgTTTATGATGTTTAGGAATTGGCTGGCTTAAGCGTAGCTGAATCCATAGCAGAGGTATTGTGTTTGTATTAGGAATATATTAAGGCTTGCAATTGCATTCAAATTGTTTGATGATTAGTCTCTGTGAAaatccaattttgtttttggctaAACACTCGATATTGGGATTTGATTTCATATTGTGGTGTTGCTGGGTGTTGGGTGTTGCTGGGTATATTGGGTTTGGAAAATAAGAAAGTGCAAGaattctaaagaaaataaaagaaattgaggattcttttaaaaatgttgatgtggcttttataatatttaatcaattgattttatattattatgttagcCATATGTGCGCCAACAAGGCAGACCATTTGTCACTTCCGTTAGTGAGTTaacggtagggactaaattgactacaagttgaaaataacagggaccaaattgactgcttctaaaatgtaaggaccaaattgactgtaacctcaaaatgtagggactaaaatggtgttttcgccTTGAATAAATACGGATGGATTGAAAAAGACATGGGAAATGTAGGAATTaagaaaacttttcaatttcCTGCATAAGACTAACTTCAATGCGGAATTGCAAGAGTCGGATTCAATGAATTaggtaaatataatttttctcgcaatatctttgtttttctttctgagaggtatgttaattttaaaaatattatgttcgttttaaatattttgtttagattttatgtatACGTTTTTACTTATGTAGCATTGTAATGTATTTAGccttattttttcatattattgcccaatttatatttttggttttctgtATGATGCATTTACTTGGTAAGGATATGTTTTTGGTTACTTTTAGTTCAATTAAGATTTGAAGATTAAATTGTGATATTATTGCATCACTAtgacattattttttctattattgtaTCATGAAATTCTATAACTTTTTAAAGCTAATTGATATATAAAGTATAAATCATACAAGAAAGACACCTAGGAACCAATAGGTTTGTTGGTGACAATGTGAACTGTGATCTGATAACATTTCTTAGTTGCATGAATTAGAGAAATTTTCCCTCAATGTACTTAGTTTGAATTTAGTTTAGTAGAAAATTCATAGATTAAGTGTGACTAACAATAATAGTATTCATAAAATCAATGGATCACAaataatttcttacaaaatttatcaaaatgcaCCGCGCATCGCGTGGGATATTGGCTAGTATTTTATAAATTCAGAGTTTTCATTGTTGTTTTCTTTGTCAATTTTTCCATCCGTTTAATAGtcattatttaatattttcgcTTTTGTCTCCTTGTGGATGAACTATGGGATAAGATTTTTGAATTGTATTCTTAACAATCAATACTGTCTCTAAACAAGCATTTACTTTCCAAATACCCTGATAGTGTTGGAAAATATAGCTatgaaaaacaagttttgatccAACaatataaaccataaaaaattagcaatgacaaaaataaataaatagagttaAAAAGAGCTCACAAACTATAGAATTATGCAAAATGTGTTGTCCTTAAAGGTTGATTCATGCCACCCGGAGTAAAACTCAGTGCGAATGACTCTTGATCATCTCGATTCTATCCTTGTCCATAGAAAAGATAGTGGATGAGGGTGACATCGATCTTCATCAACCTCATGGTACCCGCCAGACAAAGATGAGACCATTCACCCACAATCAATGATGAAGTGTTACATGACAGTAATGAGCCTCCATACCGTTAGAGAGACATCTTGCCTTTAACACCCCACAGAGGCGTTACAGATACCACATTGAAACCACCATTAAAGCACCACCAACGATTAGAAGGAAGAAACAAgcgcatatatatatactagcaaCCCAAGACCTAAAAAAGGTATCGAAACTCTAGCTAATACTCTCTCATACCCTAGTACTgaatcttcttttcttctagTCATTCTGACTTTATCATCGGAGGCTCTATGGCAGGCACTACACCGGTGACCCACACTTCTTCTATTCTTTATTTACCTTTTCAAGATCTTGTTGGCTGTGGATGGCTTCCCCCTCTGGACAATCATTTTGATTGAGGATTTCAGCATCATCAGTTTAGCGCCGTCTGTAAGGAACGATTTTCTCCGCACCTAGGTTCGAGAGCACAGTTCCACTTAACTCACAAGTCTAGATGGAATCCAACGCTAACCAAGATCTTACAACATTAGCTCTGCAAATTCAGACGCTTGCAGCCACCGTGGAGGAGCTTGCCAGATAGAACCAAGAGATGAGGCAATAACTACAACAAGAAGACAATCGTTCGGAGACCAACTGGGACGATGACGAAGATAGCCAAAAAAAACGACTGGGCACTCTAGAAGGGGCAAGCTCGAATCTTCTtaaagaaatgagaaaagagaTGGACAAGCTGAGGAACTCGATTAAGGAGAAAACAAACCGAAGCCTAGACAAAATGGTCAGGAAGACGGACTACCCCTTCACCATGGCGATCCTAGAATGCCCGGTACCCTCAAGGTTTTGTCTACCACAACTCGAGCCATTTGATGGATTGAAGGATCCTTTGGATCACCTTAACACCTTTAAGACGACTCTAGGTCTCTAATAGCCCCCTGACGAGATACTATGTTGTTCCTTTCCTACCACACTCAAAGGAGTAGCTAGGGAGTGGTTCACTATGCTACCAACATTGTCCATTGATAACTTCGAATAGCTAGGCAGTTCCTTCCTCCGTCATTTCATTGGCGGGTAGCACCTAAAAAGACCAGCAAACCATTTGCTCACCATTAGGCAAAGAGAGAAGGAAACCCTAAGATCGTATGTGACGCGTTTCACttaagaaactttggaagtagACAAGGCAAATGATAAAGTGCAGCTGACAACCTTCAAGGCTGGGTTGAAGTTCAGAGAGTTCGTGGTCTCCTTAGGAAAGAATCCCTCTAAGATGATGGCTGAAATGCTCTTGAAGGCGCAGAAGTATATGAATGCTGAGGACGCCTTAGCAGCAATAGAAAGGGTAGAGAAGcccaaggagaagaagaaagagaaggaagatgaTTGAAGAGGACGAAAAAGGAATCGAGCAGATCGCCAAAACTTTGAAGGGAACAGATGAAGAGATGACAAAAACCCTCGCTTGGTAAAGTTCACTCCTTTAGTCATGCTCGTTGACCAGATTTTGGCGCAAATTAAAGACGAGCACTACCTTAAATGGCCTAGGCCATTACACTCATCGCCCAATGTGCGTGACAAGAGAAAGTACTACCGTTTCCACAAAGATCACGGGCATTACACAGAAGTATATGAATGCTGAGGATGCCTTAGCAGCAATAGAAAGGGTAGAGAAGcccaaggagaagaagaaagagaaggaagatgaTTGAAGAGGACGAAAAATGAATCGAGCAGATCGCCAAAACTTTGAAGGGAACAGATGAAGAGATGACAAAAACCCTCGCTTGGTAAAGTTCACTCCTTTAGTCATGCTCGTTGACCAGATTTTGGCACAAATTAAAGACGAGCACTACCTCAAATGGCCTAGGCCATTACACTCATCGCCCAATGTGCGTGACAAGAGAAAGTACTTCCATTTCCACAAAGATCACGGGCATTGCACAGAAGACTGTAGGGACCTAAAGGAGCAGATAGAAGAGCTTATATGAAAAGGGAAGTTGCAGAAGTTCGTGAAAAAAGGAGATTCCAATAGATCCAAGGATGATAATAAGGGTCAACATGAAGTCTCTCAGAGGGACGAAGATCACATTCCCTTTCGTCCACAAAGCGCCATAGGGGAGATAAAAACCATTATAGGAAGGCCGTTTACAAGGGGTCATTTAAGTCCCTTAAGAAGTCATACTAGAGGCAAGTAAACAGCGTTTATGGCATGCCACCTCTAAAGTAAAGGCGGACAAACCAAGATATGTTgttctcagaagaagatgccAGAGGGGTGAAATAGCCTCATGATGACTCATTAGTCATTATGCTCATGATTGAAGGATTCAAGACCAGAAGGGTTTTTGTAGACAATGGGAGCTCGGCAGATATCATTTACCTCTCTGCCTTTCAGCAACTAAAGGTAGACCCGAAGAGACTTCGTCCATTCGAATCCCCCATTGTCAGTTTTAGTGGAGACAAGGTATACCCTAGGGGAATAGTAATGCTGATAGTCACAACTGGCTCATATCCCCTCCAGGTAACCAGTAAACACAATTTCTTGGTAGTAGACTCACGTTTGTCCTACAATGTGATCATAGGAAGGCCTATACTTAATCGTTGGAAAGCAACCACTTCCACGTATTGcttgaaggtgaaattcccaacgGAACAAGGAATTGGGGAGATAAAAGGAAACTAGGTGCTGGCTCGAGAATGTTACCAGGTCGTCTTAGCGTCAAAAGAAAACCATACATGgata
Coding sequences within:
- the LOC126690079 gene encoding uncharacterized protein LOC126690079 is translated as MQAAVKLGSLPLAMGLTQTKKCRSFRVLTGTVKLVPGLVVGFYPFFTRRLRKIKYPFARTLAWRMERLPVQAFLTPIPSLSIRAFCTKPNETMADKAVQVQNLDSISYLTQREAAEIDEILMGPLGFSIDQLMVKLNHSLIHNPILLCLFVVFTFSI